The DNA sequence GGCGGTGAGGAAGACGATGGGCACCTGCGCGTTGACCAGGCGGATGTCCTCGGCCAGGCTGAAACCGTCCTTGTGCGGCAACATCACGTCCAGCACACACAGGTCGTAGGGCTGCTCGTTGAATTTCTTCAGGCCCTCCTTGCCGTCGCGGCACAGGTGCACGGTGTAGCCCTTGCGCTTCAATGCGTCCTGGATCACGAAGCCCAGGTTGGCGTCGTCCTCCACCAGGAGGATCGCGGGTTTTTCATTCATGGTCATCGAAGGTCATTCGAGGTTGAGGGCCGATGAGGGATCGGGAGCTGTAGGCGGAAATGCCGACCTCCAACAGTATGGTCATGTCAACGGCAACACCAAAGTGAAAACACTCCCTTTGCCGAATTCACTGCGCGCGGAGACTTCGCCGTGGTGCGCTTCGGCGATCTGTTTCACGTAGTGCAGGCCCAGGCCGAAGCCCTTCACGTTGTGCACATTGCCGGTGTGCACGCGGTAGAAGCGCTCGAAGATGTGGCGCAGGTCCTCTTTGCGGATGCCGATGCCGCGGTCCTGCACGGCGATGGCGAGCCGTTCGCCCTGCTGGCTGGTGCGCACGTCGATGGCAGCGCCGTCCGGGCCATACTTCAGCGCGTTGTCCACCAGGTTGAAGATGGCGTTGGTGAGATGCACCCTGTCGCCGCGCACGCTGGCCTGCTTCGCCCCGAGGTCCAGACGCAATTCCGCGCCGCGTTCCTGCAGCGGCAGCTTGAAGGACTCGGCCACTTCGCGCAGCACCTGGTGCATGTCCACGCGGTCCTGCCGCAGTTCCAGCTTGTCCTTGTCCAGTGTTGCCAGTTGCAGCACGCGCTCCACCTGGGTGCGCAGCCTTTCGTTCTCGCTGCGGATGATACGCGCGTATTCGCCGAGCCTTTCGGGTTCCTGGGTGATGCCGGGATCGGAGATCACCTCGGCGCTGAGGGCGATGGTGCTGATGGGCGTCTTCAACTCGTGCGTCATGTTGCCGATGAAGTCATTCTTCATCTCGCTGAGCTTCTTCTGCCGCAGGATCACCCACACGCTGTAGGCGAAGAAGCTGAAGACGATGAGCGTGACCACGGCGGGGAAGATCCAGGTCCAGCGGTCGGGCTCGGCCTCCCACAGGGTGCTGTGGCGGTTGGGGAAGTACACGCCGAAGTAGTGGCCGTCCTTGTCGAGCTTCAGCAGGGTGCTGTGCTGGACGCTGTCGGTGCCGATGGTGTCCTGCGACACGTAGTTGCCATAGACGATGCTGTCGGTGAAGCAGTCGTAGATGCCGTACTCGAAGTCGTCGTTGATGTTGCGGCGGCTGAATTCCTTCTGCAGCAGCGATTCCAGCAGGTAGGGGTGGAGCGTGTCGTTGATGGTGACAGCGAAGTAGTTGGGCCGTTCCTGTTTCACCGCGTCGTAGAGGTCGCTGGGGTCCTTGGTGATGGAGAGTATCTGCTCGGTGACGGCGGTGAGGGCCATCACCACGCGGTCGTTGAACTGCTTCTCCAACTGGGAGGCCTGCTCCTTGTGCAGGGCCACCTGGTCACTGCGGTAGCGCGACGCCTGCTGCAGCCAGAGCAACTGGGTGAGGATGACCCCCGCCACACTGAGGGTGGCCAGGAGCATGAGGGTGGCTATGCCTTTGCGCCCCATGGGTGGACACAATGTTAAGACCCGCCTGGTGCAGCGTCCGTGGCGTTAACAAGGCTTGGCATCATGCACCGCATCTTCGCGGGGCCATGGGCGAACGGACCTTCATCCTCCTGCTGGTGCTGCTGGCCGTGGTGGTGGCCATGGGCGCCGTGCTCGACGTGATGGAGGTGGACGCCGCGCAATACGCCGCCATGTCGCGCGAGATGCTCGGCAGCAGCGACTGGACGATGCTGTACCATCGTGGCGCGGACTACCTGGACAAGCCGCCGCTGCTCTTCTGGCTGTCGGCCACTTCCTACAAGGTCTTCGGCATCCACAACTGGAGCTACAAACTGCCGAGCATCCTCTTCGCCGCGCTGGGCCTCTTTGCCACCTATCGGCTGGCGCTCCTGCACCATGCCCGCGAGGTGGCGCGCACCGCGGTGCTCGTCCTTGGTGGCAGCGCGGCCTTTCTGCTGATGACGAACGATGTGCGCACGGACACGATCCTCACCGGCGCGGTCATCACGGCCATCTGGCTGGGCATGGCCTGGCTGGACAGACCCTCGGTGCAGCTCGCCCTGGGTTGTGGCGCGGCCATCGCGGCGGGCCTGCTGGCCAAGGGCCCCATGGGCCTGATGGCGCCCGCCCTGGCGATCGGTGCGCATGTGCTGTTGACACGCCAATGGCGGAGGCTGCTGGACGCGCGCCTGCTGCTGGTGCCGCTGGTGGTCGCCCTGCTGCTCCTTCCCATGTGCCTCGGGCTTTGGAAGCAGTTCGGCGCGGAGGGCCTGCGGTTCTTCTTCTGGGAGCAGAGTTTCGGCCGCATCACGGGGGAGAACGTGTGGAAGGACGATTCCACCTTCCTCTATTTCACCCATGAGTTGCCGTGGCTGCTGTTGCCCTGGACGCTCTTTCTGCTGGCAGGCCTGTGGCACGATCTGCGGGCGGTGGTGCGGCGCGAAGCATTGCCGGAGTATGCTTCCCTGATCGGCGCACTGCTCATCTTCATCGGCCTGTCCGCCTCGCAGTTCAAGTTGCCGCACTACCTCTACGTCACGCTGCCCCTCTTCTCCATCGTCACCGCACGGGTCTTGCACCGTAAGGGAAGCAGGACCTTGGTCCGCATCCATGGCGGCCTCTTGGCCTTGCTCTGGCTGGTGGCCATGGTGCTGGTGGCCTGGTCCTTTCCCACGGGCAGGTGGCCGTTCATCGCGGTCTTGCTGACCGGCGGTTTGGCCGTGTTGAGGTGGACCCGTCGTGCCCAGGGAATGCTCGTGGATGCGACCTTCCTGCTGATGATGACGATCGGCATCGCCATCAATGGCCACCTCTATCCGAACATCCTGCGCTATCAGGCCAACGCGCAAGCCGGCAAGTGGGCGGCCCAGCAGGGGCTGGGTCCGGAGCGCTTCTATGGCATGCAGGTCAGCGGTACCGCGCTGGACCACTACGCGGGCTTCGCTGTGCCCTGGCTCAGCGATGTGGAGGAAGCACGGCCGGTGATACGCCCGGGGGTGGCCATCTACACCGATCCGCCCCATGCGCGGGACCTGCGTGACGCGGGATTCATACCGGGTCGGACCATCCTGTTGCGGAATTTTTCGGTGCAGCACCTTTCCTTGGAGCACCTTGATCCGGCGCGCCGCGACGCGGTGGCCGACGAAAGGATAATACTCCTGTATTGATGCCGGTACACAGGCGTCGTTGCTTCGTGGCCCGAACCAACCGTCCGCGGTTTTGTTCCTTTACTGTTCCAAGATCAACCCGGCCGCCATTGCCCTGGCGGCCACAGCCTGCCAAAACCCATGAAGTACTGTTCTACCCTTACCTCCAGGAGAAGCGCGTCCCTGCTCGTCGCGCTTTTCACCGGCATGGCCCTGTGGGCCGCCCCTTTGCCCACCGGCGATGATTGCCAGTTGCGCACCCAGACCCAGGGTGGTTGGGGCGCGCCGCCCAATGGCAACAACCCCGGGGCCTACCTGCATGCCAACTTCGCGGGGGCCTTCCCCGGTGGGGTGACCATCGGCTGCGAGAACACCTTGGTGTTCACCTCTGCGCAGGCCATCACCAACTTCCTGCCCAGCGGCGGACCGCCCAGCGTGTTGCCTTCGGGTACGTGGGTGAACCCCACCGGCTATGGCAACGTGCTGGCCGGGCAACTGCTGGCGGCCACGATCAGCGTGGGTATGGACGCCTACGATCCGGGCTTCGGTGCGAGCAGCACCCTGCTGGGCAACGCCATCGTGGCTTCGGGTCCCTTCGCGGGCTGGACGGTGAACGCGGTACTGGCCGCGGCCAACGACTTCATCGGCGGCTGCGGCGGCAGCTACACGGCGCCTCAGTTCAACAGCGTGCTCACGGCCATCAACGAGAACTTCACGGGTGGCAACACCAACAACGGTTTCCTGATCTGCTCGGAGAGCGAGGAGTGCGAGGCCTACGCGGGCACCTTGGCGGGCTTCAAGCCCACGGACTGTCTGCAGGAAGGCGGCACGGCCATCGGTGGCATCCCCATCGGCGATGCGGTGGTTCCGCCGGGTTACCAGATCGCCTGGGTGCTGACCCAAGGCCCGGGTCTGGTGATCATCGAGGTGCGCGACATTCCCATTTTCGACGTGTATGCGGAAGCGTTCTACACCATCCACACGCTGGTGTACAATCCGGCCACGCTGGACCTGACGAGCATCGTGCTGGGCGTGACCACGGGCTTCGATATCGCGGCCTTGCTGATCGAGAACGGCGGCGATATCTGCGCGAGCCTGGACGTGACCGGCACGAGCGTGCTGGTGGAGAACCCCGATGCGGGCTCGCTCACCGGCTTCAAGGATGAGGATTGCCTGGAAGAAGGCGGTACGGTGATCGGTGCCACGCCCAACGGGGACATGCATGTGCCACCGGGCTACCAGGTGCTTTATGTATTGACCCAAGGCCCCGGGCTTGTCATCGTGGATGTGAGCCCCGCGCCCTTCTTCACAGTGAACGACCTGGGCCTGTACACGATCCACACGCTGGTGTATGACCCGGCCACTCTGAACCTGGGCGGTGTTGTCATTGGCGTGACCACCGGCTTTGAGGTGAACAGCCTGCTGATACAGGGCGGTGGCGTGATCTGCGCCGCATTGGATGTGGCCGGCGCGCCCATAGACATCATCGATTGCCCGGATGAGGAGTGTGAGGCGGATGCCGGCACGCTGGACAGTGACATGGGCGAGTACGGCTGCCTGGAAGAAGGCGGCAGCGTGGTGATCTCGGCCACGCCGAACGGTGATGCCTTCGTGCCTGCCGGGTATGAGACCTTGTATGTCCTCACGCAAGGTCCCGGTCTGGTGATCGTGGACGTGAGCGCCGACCCGAGCTTCAGTGTGAGCGCCGCTGGCAGCTACACCATCCACACGCTGGTGTACGACCCCAACACGCTGGACCTCTCCATCGTGGAGTTGGGCGTCACCACCGGCTTCGATGTGAACAGCCTCTTGATCCAGGGCGGTGGCGAGATCTGCGCGAGCCTGGACGTGGCCGGTGCGGCCTTCGAAGTGGCGGACTGCCCGCCGCAATGCCTGGCGCTGGCCGGCACGCTCACGGCGGATGAAGGCGAGATCGGCTGCCTGGAAGAAGGCGGCAGCGTGGTGATCTCGGCCACGCCCAACGGTGATGCCTTCGTGCCTGCCGGGTATGAGACCTTGTATGTCCTCACGCAAGGTCCCGGTCTGGTGATCGTGGACGTGAGCGCCGACCCGAGCTTCAGTGTGAGCGCCGCTGGCAGCTACACCATCCACACGCTGGTGTACGACCCCAACACGCTGGACCTCTCCATCGTGGAGTTGGGCGTCACCACCGGCTTCGATGTGAACAGCCTCTTGATCCAGGGCGGTGGCGAGATCTGCGCGAGCCTGGACGTGGCCGGTGCGGCCTTCGAAGTGGCGGACTGCCCGCCGCAATGCCTGGCGCTGGCCGGCACGCTCACGGCGGATGAAGGCGAGATCGGCTGCCTGGAAGAAGGCGGCAGCGTGGTGATCTCGGCCACGCCCAACGGTGATGCCTTCGTGCCTGCCGGGTATGAGACCTTGTATGTCCTCACGCAAGGTCCCGGTCTGGTGATCGTGGACGTGAGCGCCGACCCGAGCTTCAGTGTGAGCGCCGCTGGCAGCTACACCATCCACACGCTGGTGTACGACCCCAACACGCTGGACCTCTCCATCGTGGAGTTGGGCGTCACCACCGGCTTCGATGTGAACAGCCTCTTGATCCAGGGCGGTGGCGAGATCTGCGCGAGCCTGGACGTGGCCGGTGCGACCTTCGAAGTGGAGGACTGCCCGCCGCAATGCCTGGCCTATGCGGGAACACTTACGGTCACAGCGAGCAATGTCTGCTTGCAGAACGGGCTCGCTTCCGTCACGGCCGTACCCAATGGTGATGCCTTTGTGCCGCCCGGCTTCACCACCTTGTATGTGCTCACACTGGGCCAGGATCAGGTGATCCTCAACGCTGGCTTGGTACCCAGCTTCGTGGTGAACGCCCCCGGCCAGTACACCGTGCACACCATCGTCTTCGAATTGGCCTCGTATGATCCCGGCACCATCCAACTGGGGGTCACCACGGCGGGCAACATCAACGCCCTGTTGATACAAGGAGGAGGTACCATCTGCGCCAGCCTGGACATGATCGGCGCCACGGTGACCGTGACCGATTGCGGACCGGGTTGCGTGGCCAGCGCGGGCAACATCATCGCCGATGCCGCGCAGGTCTGTCTCGATGGTGGCCAGGCCAGCCTCAGTGCCACGCCCGTGGGCAACGCGAACGTTCCCGCAGGCTACACCACGCTCTATGTGCTTACCCAAGGTGCGGGCCTGACCATCATCGATGTGGAACCGACGCCCTCCTTCGCGGTGGCCGATGTGGGTTCCTACACCATCCACACCCTGGTCTATGACCCCAATACCTTGGATCTCTCCGGTGTGGTCTTCGGTGTCACCACAGGCTTCGAGGTCAACAGCCTGTTGATCCAAGGCGGCGGGTCCATTTGCGCGAGCCTCGATGTGGCCGGTGCGGCGATCGAGGTGCTGTCCTGCGATGAGGAGTGCGCGGCCAATGCTGGTACCCTCACCATCGCCGATGACGAGGTATTCCTCTCTGGCGGCAGTGCCTCCTTCTTCGCCTTCCCCAATGGCGACATGCTCGTGCCGCCGGGCTACCAAGTGCTCTATGTGCTCACCGAAGGTCCTGGGCTGGTCATCGTGGCCACTTCGCTGACACCGGTCTTCACGGTGAACGCGGCGGGCAGCTATACCATCCACACTTTGGTCTATGATCCTACGACGCTTGACCTGAGCATCGTGGAACCCGGTGTCACTACGGGCTTCGAGGTGAACGCGCTGCTGATCCAAGGTGGTGGCGAGATCTGCGCGAGCCTGGATGTGACGGGCGCCTCGGTATCGGTGGTGAATTGCGCGGACGGTTGCACGGCCTTCGCCGGTACGCTCACCGCAGTGGAGTCGGAAGTATGTCTGGCCGAGGGAGGCGCCGTTCTGGCCGCAACGCCCAACGGTGACGCCATCAAGCCGGCCTGCTTCGAGCGCATCTTCGTGCTTACCGCCGGCGAGGAGTTGGTGATCATCAACGCCAGCGTCACGGCCAGCTTCGTGGTGGATTCACCCGGACTGTACACCATCCACACCCTGGTCTTCGATCCCAACACCATCGACTTGAGCATCATCCAGTTCGGTGTCACCACGGGCTTCGAAGTGAACGCCTTGCTCATACAGGGTGGCGGTACCATCTGCGCGAGTCTGGATGTGGCGGGTGCGCCCATTCTGGTGCAGGACTGCACACCATCGGTGCCAGGCGCCACTTGCGATGATGCGATCGCCATCAACTGTGGTGGTACCGCCGAGGGCAGCACCATCGGGGTGGCCAACGATACCGCCACTTCAGGAGCCTTCACTTGCGTGACCTCGGTGGGCACGGGTGGCCAGATCTGGTACGTCTTCACACCGGCCGAGGACGCCCTGGTGAATGTGAACACCTGCACGGACACGGACTTCGATTCGAAGTTGCACGTGTACACCGGCGCCTGCGGAACGCTGGTCTGCGTTGCGGGCAACGACGATGCCTGCGGGCTCCAGTCCACTGTGAACTTCACTGCCACGGCGGGGGTCACCTACCTGATACGCGTCGGTGGTTTCGGCGGTGCCGAAGGAAACTTCACCTTGTCCTTGGAGTGCACGCCGATCGTACCCCCCAATGCGGGTGAAGTATGCGCCGATCCGATCCCGCTTGGCTGCGGGGCTTCCGTGCAGGGCAGCACCGCCGGCATCCTGAACGACAACGTCACTTCGGGTGCCGCGACCTGTGTGACCACGGTCGGGTCGGCTGGTCAGATCTGGTACGCCTTCACACCCGATGTGGACGCCCTGGTGAACATGAACACCTGCACGGGCACCAACTTCGACTCCAAGTTGCATGTATACACCGGTGAGTGCGGCGCGCTGGTGTGCGTCACCGGCAACGATGATGGCTGTAGCCTTCAGTCCTCCGTGAACTTCCAAGCCACAGCGGGCACCACCTATCTGGTGCGCGTCGGTGGTTTCGGTGCTTCGGCAGGCTCCTTCAACCTGGTGGTCGAGTGCGGCCCCACCCAATTGACCGACCCGGGTGATGTGCTTTCACTGAACGCCTGGCCTTCTCCCACGGCCCAGTTCCTGAATGTGGAGGCACGTTCCAATGGCCAGAACCGCATGGAGCTGAGTGTGTGGAACATGCAGGGCGCGCAAGTGATGGGCGATCAGGTGGTGTCCGGTCGTGACCTTACCGTGATGGACGTGTCGCCATTGAAGGCCGGGGTATACATCCTGCGCCTGCAGGCCGGTGACCAAGTGCTCACCCAGCGCTTCTTGAAGATGGATTGATCTTCTTTCTCGGACGCCTGCATAAAGGACCCGGACCGCGAGCACCAGTTCCGCGATCCGGGTCCTCTGGTGTTCGGGGGTGACCGGCATTTCATGGGGGGCGGGGAACGAGAGGTTGTAAGTGGGGAAGGACGGCCTCGTCGGGGAATTATTTACGCTCATCGCTTGACATCGGTCACTCGTCAGATTTATTTCGGGGCGTGAAGGCCGTTTGCCCCGGTCCTTCGCTCGAGTTCCGATCGTTCCATCTTTCCAACCCGCCGTTGCCCTACGGCTCTATTCTGCCAAGCCCATGTCAGATCGATCACTACCCCCTGCCTTTGCTTTTCGATGTCTACCCCGATACCAGCGCTGGTTGGCTGCGGCCCTCCTGCCGGTGTCGATGTACCTCCTGACCCTTCCCGCACTTGCTGGGGAGGGTTTTGCCATTCTGACCGGCGATGATTGCCAGTTGCGCACCCAGACCCAGGGTGGTTGGGGCGCGCCGCCCAATGGCAACAACCCCGGGGCCTACCTGCATGCCAACTTCGCGGGGGCCTTCCCCGGTGGGGTGACCATCGGCTGCGAGAACACCTTGGTGTTCACCTCTGCGCAGGCCATCACCAACTTCCTGCCCAGCGGCGGACCGCCCAGCGTGTTGCCTTCGGGTACGTGGGTGAACCCCACCGGCTATGGCAACGTGCTGGCCGGGCAACTGCTGGCGGCCACGATCAGCGTGGGTATGGACGCCTACGATCCGGGCTTCGGTGCGAGCAGCACCCTGCTGGGCAACGCCATCGTGGCTTCGGGTCCCTTCGCGGGCTGGACGGTGAACGCGGTACTGGCCGCGGCCAACGACTTCATCGGCGGCTGCGGCGGCAGCTACACGGCGCCTCAGTTCAACAGCGTGCTCACGGCCATCAACGAGAACTTCACGGGTGGCAACACCAACAACGGTTTCCTGATCTGCTCGGAGAGCGAGGAGTGCGAGGCCTACGCGGGCACCTTGGCGGGCTTCAAGCCCACGGACTGTCTGCAGGAAGGCGGCACGGCCATCGGTGGCATCCCCATCGGCGATGCGGTGGTTCCGCCGGGTTACCAGATCGCCTGGGTGCTGACCCAAGGCCCGGGTCTGGTGATCATCGAGGTGCGCGACATTCCCATTTTCGACGTGTATGCGGAAGCGTTCTACACCATCCACACGCTGGTGTACAATCCGGCCACGCTGGACCTGACGAGCATCGTGCTGGGCGTGACCACGGGCTTCGATATCGCGGCCTTGCTGATCGAGAACGGCGGCGATATCTGCGCGAGCCTGGACGTGACCGGCACGA is a window from the Flavobacteriales bacterium genome containing:
- a CDS encoding glycosyltransferase family 39 protein is translated as MGERTFILLLVLLAVVVAMGAVLDVMEVDAAQYAAMSREMLGSSDWTMLYHRGADYLDKPPLLFWLSATSYKVFGIHNWSYKLPSILFAALGLFATYRLALLHHAREVARTAVLVLGGSAAFLLMTNDVRTDTILTGAVITAIWLGMAWLDRPSVQLALGCGAAIAAGLLAKGPMGLMAPALAIGAHVLLTRQWRRLLDARLLLVPLVVALLLLPMCLGLWKQFGAEGLRFFFWEQSFGRITGENVWKDDSTFLYFTHELPWLLLPWTLFLLAGLWHDLRAVVRREALPEYASLIGALLIFIGLSASQFKLPHYLYVTLPLFSIVTARVLHRKGSRTLVRIHGGLLALLWLVAMVLVAWSFPTGRWPFIAVLLTGGLAVLRWTRRAQGMLVDATFLLMMTIGIAINGHLYPNILRYQANAQAGKWAAQQGLGPERFYGMQVSGTALDHYAGFAVPWLSDVEEARPVIRPGVAIYTDPPHARDLRDAGFIPGRTILLRNFSVQHLSLEHLDPARRDAVADERIILLY
- a CDS encoding T9SS type A sorting domain-containing protein translates to MKYCSTLTSRRSASLLVALFTGMALWAAPLPTGDDCQLRTQTQGGWGAPPNGNNPGAYLHANFAGAFPGGVTIGCENTLVFTSAQAITNFLPSGGPPSVLPSGTWVNPTGYGNVLAGQLLAATISVGMDAYDPGFGASSTLLGNAIVASGPFAGWTVNAVLAAANDFIGGCGGSYTAPQFNSVLTAINENFTGGNTNNGFLICSESEECEAYAGTLAGFKPTDCLQEGGTAIGGIPIGDAVVPPGYQIAWVLTQGPGLVIIEVRDIPIFDVYAEAFYTIHTLVYNPATLDLTSIVLGVTTGFDIAALLIENGGDICASLDVTGTSVLVENPDAGSLTGFKDEDCLEEGGTVIGATPNGDMHVPPGYQVLYVLTQGPGLVIVDVSPAPFFTVNDLGLYTIHTLVYDPATLNLGGVVIGVTTGFEVNSLLIQGGGVICAALDVAGAPIDIIDCPDEECEADAGTLDSDMGEYGCLEEGGSVVISATPNGDAFVPAGYETLYVLTQGPGLVIVDVSADPSFSVSAAGSYTIHTLVYDPNTLDLSIVELGVTTGFDVNSLLIQGGGEICASLDVAGAAFEVADCPPQCLALAGTLTADEGEIGCLEEGGSVVISATPNGDAFVPAGYETLYVLTQGPGLVIVDVSADPSFSVSAAGSYTIHTLVYDPNTLDLSIVELGVTTGFDVNSLLIQGGGEICASLDVAGAAFEVADCPPQCLALAGTLTADEGEIGCLEEGGSVVISATPNGDAFVPAGYETLYVLTQGPGLVIVDVSADPSFSVSAAGSYTIHTLVYDPNTLDLSIVELGVTTGFDVNSLLIQGGGEICASLDVAGATFEVEDCPPQCLAYAGTLTVTASNVCLQNGLASVTAVPNGDAFVPPGFTTLYVLTLGQDQVILNAGLVPSFVVNAPGQYTVHTIVFELASYDPGTIQLGVTTAGNINALLIQGGGTICASLDMIGATVTVTDCGPGCVASAGNIIADAAQVCLDGGQASLSATPVGNANVPAGYTTLYVLTQGAGLTIIDVEPTPSFAVADVGSYTIHTLVYDPNTLDLSGVVFGVTTGFEVNSLLIQGGGSICASLDVAGAAIEVLSCDEECAANAGTLTIADDEVFLSGGSASFFAFPNGDMLVPPGYQVLYVLTEGPGLVIVATSLTPVFTVNAAGSYTIHTLVYDPTTLDLSIVEPGVTTGFEVNALLIQGGGEICASLDVTGASVSVVNCADGCTAFAGTLTAVESEVCLAEGGAVLAATPNGDAIKPACFERIFVLTAGEELVIINASVTASFVVDSPGLYTIHTLVFDPNTIDLSIIQFGVTTGFEVNALLIQGGGTICASLDVAGAPILVQDCTPSVPGATCDDAIAINCGGTAEGSTIGVANDTATSGAFTCVTSVGTGGQIWYVFTPAEDALVNVNTCTDTDFDSKLHVYTGACGTLVCVAGNDDACGLQSTVNFTATAGVTYLIRVGGFGGAEGNFTLSLECTPIVPPNAGEVCADPIPLGCGASVQGSTAGILNDNVTSGAATCVTTVGSAGQIWYAFTPDVDALVNMNTCTGTNFDSKLHVYTGECGALVCVTGNDDGCSLQSSVNFQATAGTTYLVRVGGFGASAGSFNLVVECGPTQLTDPGDVLSLNAWPSPTAQFLNVEARSNGQNRMELSVWNMQGAQVMGDQVVSGRDLTVMDVSPLKAGVYILRLQAGDQVLTQRFLKMD
- a CDS encoding HAMP domain-containing histidine kinase, with product MGRKGIATLMLLATLSVAGVILTQLLWLQQASRYRSDQVALHKEQASQLEKQFNDRVVMALTAVTEQILSITKDPSDLYDAVKQERPNYFAVTINDTLHPYLLESLLQKEFSRRNINDDFEYGIYDCFTDSIVYGNYVSQDTIGTDSVQHSTLLKLDKDGHYFGVYFPNRHSTLWEAEPDRWTWIFPAVVTLIVFSFFAYSVWVILRQKKLSEMKNDFIGNMTHELKTPISTIALSAEVISDPGITQEPERLGEYARIIRSENERLRTQVERVLQLATLDKDKLELRQDRVDMHQVLREVAESFKLPLQERGAELRLDLGAKQASVRGDRVHLTNAIFNLVDNALKYGPDGAAIDVRTSQQGERLAIAVQDRGIGIRKEDLRHIFERFYRVHTGNVHNVKGFGLGLHYVKQIAEAHHGEVSARSEFGKGSVFTLVLPLT